In the Campylobacter concisus genome, GTTTTGGTATGACTAGGGCTGTTGGTCCAAAGCGAGTGTTTCCATTAGCTAGGATATCTGGATCGCCGTGAAGAGCGGCAAATGGTAGCTTATCGTTTTGCACCATATAGACTTTGCCATTTAGCAGGCGTTTTTTTGCGAAATAAAAGCTTCCAGCAACAGGCAATGTGCTAAGATGAAGTCCATAACCCATTTTGTGAGCCAAAAATAGCGAGTGTCCTCCAGCATCTACTACAACGTAGTTTGCGGTGATCACCTCGCCATCATTTATCTTTATGTGAAATGTACCACCCGCCTTTTTTATATCAGTTACTTCTGAGTTTAGGCTGATCTCATAGCCATCTGCGCCTAAATTTAGCGCATTTTGTACAAGTGAGTTTGCTAAGCCACCAAAGTCCATCGTCGTAAACTGCCCATTTTGCGTGCCTATGGCGATGATGTTTTCTGGCCTCTCATTGCCATTTGCGTCAAAAACGACGTTTGGCTCGATCTGTTTTAACTTCTCTTTGTCATAAATTTCAAGATAAGGAAAAAGCTCTTTAAAACTCTCATATCTCTCTTTCATGCGCTCTACTTCGGCATCTCCGATAGCTAGTGCCATCTTTTGATGAGCGAACATATACTTGCCATCAAGATTGTATTTTAGAGCATATTTTACTGGCATATTTGCCACACGAGAGACTTTTTTTGCCTTTTCTAGTGTGTAGTTTGTCTCGATATCGCCACAATGAATGGTTTGTGAGTTGCCTTTGCCGTTTGAATTTAGAGTAGCTACGCCGTCATATTTTTCTAAAAGTGCAACCTTTTTTATATCACTAAATGCAGCCAACTCATAAAAGAGCGCCGTCCCACTAATGCCTGCTCCGACAATTACCACTTCAAAGTGCTTCTGCCTCATTTTTTCTCCCAAAAAAGTTTAGTCGCCAAAATGATACTATATTAATTTTAAAACAAACAGCATGGTGAAAAAAGCTAGAATTTTTATATAAAAGAGAAATTTGGCAAGGCTTTCACCTTGCCACAAAGTTAAAATTTATAAGATACGTTTACTTTGAAATTTCTACCCGGCTCCCAGTCTACGTAGTTTGGATTGCCTGTATAATCAGCCATTCTTTGAGACTGCGAAGCATAAGTTTTATTAAAAAGGTTGTAAATTCCAGCATTTATCTCTAGCCCTTTAAATTTGCCGCTACTTGGCGTATAGCTAGCATAGATGTCGCTAACTGCATAGCTTGGTATCTTGGCATTTTCACTATTGCCAGCTGATATGGTATTTTTTGAAGCGAAGTAGATTAGGTTGTAGCCTATTAGCGTATCGATGCTAGAAAATGCATACTCGGCGTTAAACGTATATTTATCGCCCTGATCGCGGTAGCCGATGACGTTTGAGGTGTAGTAGCCACCGCTTGCCTTAGCGACCCTATCTTTGTATTTTACATTTTGATGAGTGTAGCTAGCAGCTAGGCTTAGTGCGTCTAAATTTAGCCTTGCAAGTAGCTCGACGCCGCTTATGTCTGCCCCACCAGCATTTTTTCTAATCATTATCGGATTTGTTCTACCACCTGCTGCGTTATTATCGACTATTAAATTTTTATATTTTGTCATGAAATATTTTGCAGAGAGGTTATATGAGCTAGCTTCATTTATATCGCCGTGGTATTTAAGACCAGTTTCGTAGCTGTTGCCAGTTGTAGGTTTCAGATCTTTGTTTGCTTCCCAGCTTCTGCTTCCACCTGCCATCATCGACTCCATAACGTCAGGCCCTCTAAAGACTCTTGCATAGCTTGCAAAAGCGTTAAGACCTTTAAGTATCTCATAATCAAGCGCAAGCGCTGGGGTAAATTCGTTAAATTTATAGGTATAGCTCTTTACATTTCCAGCTCTGCCGTCGTAGCTTTTTAGCTCATGGTGCGTATATCTGATACCTGGAGTGATAGTTAGCGAGCTAAAATTTAGCGCATCTTCTGCATATATTGAGTAGTTATTTACTTTTTCTGGGTAGTGGTTGTCTGGTTTGTTAAAATTTTTACTTTGGTAAAACTCAGCACCGTATCTAAGCGTCTGTGTCAAAGCGCCGGTCTCGACTATACTCTTAGCCTTTGCATTTATACCGTTTGTTTTTACGCCTAAAATTTTTAAGACCGGATCATCTTTTTTATGCTCAGTGTTGTATACCGTTACATCTAAATTTAGAAGATCACTTGGTTTATACTCGTATTTTAGCGTTGTAGTATCTCGCTCATATTTACGATTATCAACAGCATTTGAATCGCTATACCAGCTACCAAACTCAGCTCTCATTGGATACATGCCTTTAAATTCATTATACTCTCTTGAGATAGAAATCCTATGCGCGTCAAGGAAGCTGTAGCCAAGCTTTAAAAGATAGCTAAGGTCGTTTCCATCGCCGCCTATCTTTCTTTTGTTGCCGCTTTTGCCGTAGTCGTAGCCTTTGTGATTAATAGCTGCTATAAAATCAAGCCCTTCAACTGGAGCAGTAAATAGCATAAGACCTTGTGAAAATTCGCTGTTATTTGAGGCGTATCCTGTCTTTATCTTTGCGCCGATGATCTCACCATCATCAAGCAAGTCTTTTGCATCAACCGTTTTAAAGGCGACCGAACCGCCAAGTGCGCCCGAGCCGTTTACCACTGATCTTGAGCCAACCTCGACATCAACAGCTTTTATAAGATCCGGATCTATAAGCAAGTCGGCGTTGTGGTGAAATGTATTTCCGTTTTGCTTCGCGCCATCTATCGTGATATTTAGACCGCGATCGCTAACGCCCCTCATATAAATTTTTTGGTTCATGCCGTTCGTGCCGCCTACATAAACGCCAGGGATATCTCTCATCACGTCTTTTACTAGGCCAGCATTTCTGGTTGAAATTTTGATGTCATCAACGCCGTATCCGCCACTGCTACTTGTTACCTCAACTCCGCTTAGCACGCTCTCGTCTGCCCCATTTGCACAAACTGCTATGCTTGCTGCAAGAGAGAGTTTAAATAAGCTTTTAAATCTCATATTTTCTCCTAATTTGGTTATTAAAATTACTATTTTAATTTTATAGCATAATTTTGAGATTGAATATTATAATTTTAAGTATAAATTTTGGATAAATTTTTGAGTTTTTTTGATAAAAATATAAACTATTTTTAAATTTTAATTATCTAATAAATTAATTAAATATCGAAATAAAGGATAAAATTATATGATTTTATCAAGGTAGTAAATAAGGTTAATTTTTAATAGAAAATTCTTACAAGTATAAAAATTCTTAAAATTTGTAGATAATTTTTATCAAGAAAGGCTTAAGAAATCTAAAATAAATTTTGCTTTTTTAGCGCTCAGAATTGTTTTTATAAACACTCTTAAGTAGATTATGAAAAAATTTTATAAATTTTAAATAAGATAGAGCAAAACTCTTGGATCTGCTGGAAGTATCATATAAATTTACTAGACGCCATTGAAGGCAAAAATGAAAAATTTATTCATGCAAATATCATCCTTTTTCATATTTTTTAGTCTTAGACTTACGTTGGTGTCTTGCCAAAGTATCGGCAGCAATGCAAACATCACCTTATCAAGGCAAAAATTTTTTACATCCTCGCACCAGTCATCCTAGTGGTAAAGCTCGCAAAATTTAGATATATCGCCGCATATCGCCCAGTATAAAAACTGCGAGTAGCCAAGCTGCGCATCTTCCCATTTGCCGCTTGTCTGGCATGCAGTAAAAGACATCGCCGGCTTTGTCACCAAAGTCGACGCCATTTAGTGTGAAAATTTTACCCAAAATATCGTTTGCTACGAGCACAAATAGCTAGACATCTGTCCTACCTCGCTAAAGCTTTTGCCAAGATTAAAGCTGTAAATTCCACGCTTCATCTGCTCGCATCCTGAGCCAAGCAGGCGTAGCTAACCTCCGTCTATCACGATGCCACCACACCCATAAACAAGTGCCCCCATCGGTGAGTAAGTAGTTACCTGAGAAGTCCTAAAAGCTCGCTTTGCGCCTATTCTCATCACGCAGTAAAATTTCACTCATTTTTAGCTTATTTAGCTGTTCTTCGACCAAGCTCCCAAGCCCGGCTTATTTGTATCTATAAGCCACCCTAGAGCTCTTATTGCGTACCGTTACAATAAATTTAATGAAATTTAAAAGAAGAATTTGGCGAGTCACCCCGCCAAAAATTTGTATTAGTAGATTATTTTGCGTCCCAAGCTAGGATCGTGTTGCCTTCGGCGTCGGTAGCTACGTCGCCCATACCCATGATGTTATAGCCGCAGTCTACGTAGTGAACTTCGCCTGTTACACCGCTAGCTAGGTCGCTAAGCAGATACATCGCGCTGTTGCCGACGTCTTCAGTTGTAACGTTGCGTTTTAGCGGGCTATTTACTTCGTTGTAGCGTAAAATCATCCTAAAGTCGCCTATACCGCTTGCAGCAAGCGTTTTAATTGGGCCTGCGCTGATCGCATTTACGCGGATATTTTTAGCGCCAAGGTCGTGCGCTAGGTAGCGAACCGAGCTTTCAAGCGCCGCTTTAGCAACGCCCATGACGTTATAGTGAGGCACGAATTTAGGTCCACCTAGATATGTGAGTGTAAGTACCGAGCCGCCCTCTTTTAGCACCGGTAGGACCGCACGAGTAAGGCTTAGTAGCGAATACACGCTAGTTCCCATCGCGATATCAAATGCCTCCTTTGTCGTGTTTACAAACTCGCCCTCAAGCGCTTCTTTTGGTGCGTAAGCCACTGCATGTACAACAAAATCGATCTCGCCAAGGTCTGCTTTGATGCGATCCGCAAGACCGTCAAGATGAGCAGGATTGTTTACGTCAAGCTCATAGACGAATTTACTCCCAAACTCCTCCGCGATCGGCTCTACACGTTTTTTAAGAGCGTCATTTAGGTATGTAAACGCCATTTGCGCACCTTGATCGCAGCAAGCTTTTGCAATGCCGTAAGCTATTGACTTAGCGTTAGCTACACCAACAATGAGGCCCTTTTTGCCTTTTAAAATCATTATTTCTCCTTTAAAATTTGCTTGGCTTTTAAGCGATTTGATTTAAATTTTTAAATTTAAAATTTAATAGCGGCAGTATCGTGAGATGGATTTTTAATGTTGTGTAGAAATTTTAAGTCAAGACTAGGCACATAGCCTGTCGCAGACTTAAAATTTCCAACTCATTAAAAGACGCTCACGAGACAACGCGCATAAGCTCCAAAAACTTCGACGCGTCCCAGCTCGCCGTACCTACTAGTACTCCATCACAGTTTGCGATATCCGCTATCCCGCCGATATTTGCGACGTTTACGCTTCCGCCGTAAAGCAGCGGCGCGCTCGTCTGCTCGCGGATGAAATTTAAAATCTCCTCTATCTGCTCTGCGCTCGCGCTCTTGCCCGTGCCTATCGCCCACACGGGCTCGTAGGCGATCAGCAGCCGCTCGTAGCCAAGCTCGATATTTTTTAGCTGCTCCGCTAAAAACTCCTTCGTGCGACCCGCTTCGTTTACGCTCAAATTTTCGCCGATGCAGTAGACGATCTGCCAGCCCGCCTCTGCGGCGAAGTCAAATTTAGCGCGCAAGAACTCCTCGCTCTCGCCCAGCTCGCGTCGTTCGGAGTGTCCGATCAGCACGCTTTTTACGCCAAACTCGTCCAGCATCGCCTTACCGATCTCTCCAGTGTGAGCGCCACTTTCGCATGGGTAGAAATTTTGCGCGCCGAGTTTAAATTTATGAGCCGCGCCATCAAGCGCGCTAAACGGGGGGAATACCGTCACGTCGTCGTTTGCGCTTAAATTTGCGTCTAAAACTTCAGCGTATTTAGCAAAGCTTTCTCTCGTATGATTGCACTTTAAATTTGCTAAAAACCTCACTCCACAGCCTTTCTAAGCGGTTTTATGCCTGGCAACTCCTTACCCTCGATAAGCTCCAGGCTTGCGCCGCCGCCCGTGGAGATAAAAGTCATCTCGTCGGCATCCCCGGCGCGCTCGACGACGTCGGCCGTATCGCCGCCGCCAACGACCGTAGTCGCGTGTGTGTCGATGATGGCATGGCTCATTTTGATGCTACCTTTGCTAAATTTATCCATCTCAAAAACGCCCATAGGTCCGTTCCACCAGATGGTTTGCGCATCGGCGATGACCTCCTTAAAGAGCCTAATCGACGCTGGTCCGATATCTAGCCCCATCCAGCCATTTGGGATCTCTTGGGCAGGGACATATTTTACGGCACTTTCAGCCGAAAAGGTCTGGGCTGCGACGACGTCCACCGGCAGGTAAATTTTAACGCCAAGCTCCCTGCCCTTACGCAAAATTTCTCGCGCATCTTCGATGAGATCTTCTTCGAGCAGCGAGTTTCCGATATTTTCGCCGAGCGATTTTAGAAACGTAAATGCCATGCCGCCGCCGATTATCAGCTTATCCACGCGCGGAAGCAGGTTATGCAGGGCTTGTAGCTTGCCGCTAACCTTACTACCGCCCACGACCGCCACAAACGGACGCGCAGGGTGCTTGATGAGATTTTGAGCGAAATTTATCTCCTTTTGCAACAAAAATCCCGCCGCCTTGTGCTTCTCGTCGTAAAATTTGGTGATCGCCTCGACCGAGCTGTGAGCTCTGTGACAAACGCCGAATGCATCGTTGATATAAAATTCTCCGAATCCAGAAAGCTCTTTTGCCAAAGCCTCGTCGTTTTTGGTTTCGCCCTTTTCAAAGCGCAAATTTTCAAGAAGTAAAATTTCGCCAGGTTTTAGCGCGGCGGCTTTAGCTTTCGCGTCCGCGCCGATGACGTCCTCGGCAAAAATCACGTCTCTATCAAGTAGCCTCGAAAGCCTTTTTGCCACGCCTCGCAGCGAAAATTTCTCCTCAAAGCCGTTTTTGGGACGTCCTAGGTGACTGGCCAAAACCACGCTGCAGCCGTTATCCAGGCAGTAGCGGATAGTAGGGATCGCCGAGCGGATACGGCGGTCGTCGGTGATGTTTAAAAACTCATCCATCGGCACGTTAAAATCGCACCTAACAAATACCTTCGCGCCGCTTAGCTCAAGATCGTTGATCGATAAAATTTCACTCATTTTTTACCCTTTAAATTTACTTCGTAGCCACGATCTTAGCTAGGTCCACGAGTCTTGTCGAGTAGCCCCACTCGTTGTCGTACCAAGCAAAGACCTTAACCATATCGCCCGCAATAACCTGCGTAGTGTCGCTAGCTACGATGCTGCTATATGCGCTCGTGCAAAAGTCGCTGCTAACTCTATAATCGTCATCGACAAATAAAATTCCCTTCAAATTCGACTCCGCAGCCGCTCTAAACGCCTCGTTTATCTCCTCTTTGCTAGCAGGTCTTTTTAAAACCGCCGTTAGATCGACCATAGAGACGTTAGCGACCGGCACGCGCACGCTTTGTCCGTGCATCTTGCCGTTTAGCTCGGGAAGTACTTTTGCGATCGCCTTTGCGGCTCCGGTGGTTGTAGGCCCGATATTTAGAGCCGCAGCCCGCGAGCGGCGGAAGTCTTTGGCCTTTACGTCTACTAGGCTCTGTCCGTTGGTGTAGGCGTGGATCGTGGTCATGAGCCCTTTTACGATGCCAAATTTATCGTTTAGCACCTTTGCGACGGGCGCTAGGCCGTTTGTCGTGCAGCTTGCGTTTGAGACGATCGCTTCGCCTGCGTATTTATCGTCGTTTACGCCCACTACAAAGGTCGCCGTGTCGTCTTTTGCCGGAGCGCTCATGACGACTTTTTTGATGCCGCGAGCTAAATACGGTTCGCATTTTTCAGTGGTCAAAAACTTGCCCGTACACTCCAAAACCACGTCTGCGCCGTAGTCTGCGTAGCTAAGCTCGTTTAGATCCCTTGTTGAAAAAACTCTTATCTTTTTGCCGTTTACTCCTATAAAATCGTCGCTTATCACCTTAACGTCTTGCTTAAATTCGCCGTGCACGCTGTCGTATTTGAGCAGATAGCGCGTCATGTCGCGCGTCGCCGTGTCGTTGATAGCGACAAGCTCAACATCGTCTCGCTCTAAAATAATACGAGCAGCGCACCTGCCGATACGCCCGAAGCCGTTTATTGCTACTTTAACTGACATCTTAGCTCCTTTTGATATAATTACGCCTAATTCTACAAAAAAGAATTTTAAAACAAATATAAACAAGGCACTTTAATAGATGAAGTTAGCACTTTTTGGCGGGAGCTTTGATCCGGTTCATTTAGGACACGATAGCATTGTGAAAATAGCACTAAGCGGCCTTGATATCGACAAGCTCATCATCATGCCAACTTTTATAAGTCCCTTTAAAAGCGAATTTTCAGCTCCACCAGAGCTTCGCCTAAAGTGGATAAGAGAAATTTGGGGCGGCCTAGAGAAGGTCGAGATCTCAGACTATGAGATAAATTTAGCTCGCCCAGTGCCTACCATAGAGACGGTTAAGTATTTGTATGAGAAATTCAAGATAGAAAAATTTTATCTCATAATAGGCGCAGACCACCTAGCCACACTTGATAAATGGCATGGCTACGAGGAGCTAAAAAATTTAGTGCAGTTTGTGATCGCCAAGCGCAATCACATAGAAATTCCGCGAAATTTACAAAAAATGGACGTACACGTGGATGTTAGCTCTTCGCAGATCAGGCACCAAAAGGGGCTTGATGAGCTGCCTAGCAAGATAAAAGATGAAATCATAAATTTTTACCAAGGATTAAAAATGCAAGAGAGATCGATGCAAGAGCGCACCGAAAGTATAGTTAAGGTTTTAGACGCAAAAAAGGCTGAAGAGATACAAGTGTTTGATATGAGTGGGGATGATTATTTCGTAAAAGCCGTAGTTATCGCTACCACGCTTGGCGAGAGGCACGCTTACTCACTGAGCGAGGATCTAAAAGAGGAGCTTAAACCTCTTGGAGAAAAATTTATAGGTACAGAGAGCTCGCCTGATTGGATCGTGATGGACCTTGGCGACATTTTGATACATCTTTTAAGCCCAGCCTACAGGGCAAAATACAACATCGAAGAGTTTTTGCAAAAGCTAAAAACTAGCAAAGAGTCTTAACAAAGACGAGCGATGAGCAAATAAGCCATAAAAATATAAAAAATGCTAGCAAAAATGGCTTTTTGCCCGTCGCTTTAAATATACTCCTATCTATCCCAAATCCCAAAGCACACATCGCAATGCAAAGACAAATGCTAGCAACCAGCTTTAAAATTTGTACCAAATTTTCAGGGAAAAATGGCAAAGATCTAACGCAGATCGCTACTAGGAAAAACAGCGCAAACCATGGTATGCTCTTTAGCTTTGAGCCGCCGCTATTTTGGCTTAAATTTAAGAAATTTAGCAAAAACAAAAATGGCACGAGCATGATCACGCGAAGCATTTTTATGATGACGGCGGTGCTGTTTGCTGTGCTGTCAAATGCCGCTGAGGCTGCGACTACGTGGGCTACCTCGTGAAGTGAGCCACCGATAAAAAAGCCAGTTTGGTGTGGCGTGAGAGCTAAAAATTTAGCGACAAATGGATAGATAAACATACCAATTGTCCCAAAGAGCACCACCGTGCAAATGGCGATAGCAAGCTTGTTTGCGTCTGCTTTTATCTCATTTTGAGTAGCCATAATAGCAGCTGCGCCGCATATGCTTGCCCCTGAGCCAATGAGCACGGCGCTATCCTTACTAAGTCCCAAAGCTTTAGCTACAAAAAGCGCAAAGCAAAAGGTCGCAAATACCATAAAAGCTGCATATGTCACGCCAAGAGTGCCAACACTTGCAATCTCGCCAAGGCTTATATTAAAGCCAAAAAGTATGATACCTAGCCTTAAAATTTGCTTTCCAGCGATCGCTACGACGCCGCTAGATTTTAAAATTTGAGTTTGTTTTGTAAAAAGATTTGCAAAAATGGCGCCTAAAACGATGGAGATAATGAGCGGGCTGGTGTGAAATTTAGCCAAAATCGTATTTGAGAGCGCAAAAGAAATGGCGCAAATCAGCGCTAAAACAAGCGCAGCAAGAATTTTACGAGACATATTTTAACCTTAATCTATTTTTTAAAAATGCAATTAGCACGTTTGGG is a window encoding:
- a CDS encoding FAD-dependent oxidoreductase → MRQKHFEVVIVGAGISGTALFYELAAFSDIKKVALLEKYDGVATLNSNGKGNSQTIHCGDIETNYTLEKAKKVSRVANMPVKYALKYNLDGKYMFAHQKMALAIGDAEVERMKERYESFKELFPYLEIYDKEKLKQIEPNVVFDANGNERPENIIAIGTQNGQFTTMDFGGLANSLVQNALNLGADGYEISLNSEVTDIKKAGGTFHIKINDGEVITANYVVVDAGGHSLFLAHKMGYGLHLSTLPVAGSFYFAKKRLLNGKVYMVQNDKLPFAALHGDPDILANGNTRFGPTALVIPKLERYHGCSSFFDFLKCLKFDKNVLDVFMNLLKDDDIRSYILRNFLFEVPFINKKEFVKDARKIVPSLSENDLSYAVNFGGVRPQVIDRNKKCLELGEGKISTGEGISFNMTPSPGATSCFEIARTDMIEACKFLGKNFNEEKFNAEFFG
- a CDS encoding TonB-dependent receptor domain-containing protein — its product is MRFKSLFKLSLAASIAVCANGADESVLSGVEVTSSSGGYGVDDIKISTRNAGLVKDVMRDIPGVYVGGTNGMNQKIYMRGVSDRGLNITIDGAKQNGNTFHHNADLLIDPDLIKAVDVEVGSRSVVNGSGALGGSVAFKTVDAKDLLDDGEIIGAKIKTGYASNNSEFSQGLMLFTAPVEGLDFIAAINHKGYDYGKSGNKRKIGGDGNDLSYLLKLGYSFLDAHRISISREYNEFKGMYPMRAEFGSWYSDSNAVDNRKYERDTTTLKYEYKPSDLLNLDVTVYNTEHKKDDPVLKILGVKTNGINAKAKSIVETGALTQTLRYGAEFYQSKNFNKPDNHYPEKVNNYSIYAEDALNFSSLTITPGIRYTHHELKSYDGRAGNVKSYTYKFNEFTPALALDYEILKGLNAFASYARVFRGPDVMESMMAGGSRSWEANKDLKPTTGNSYETGLKYHGDINEASSYNLSAKYFMTKYKNLIVDNNAAGGRTNPIMIRKNAGGADISGVELLARLNLDALSLAASYTHQNVKYKDRVAKASGGYYTSNVIGYRDQGDKYTFNAEYAFSSIDTLIGYNLIYFASKNTISAGNSENAKIPSYAVSDIYASYTPSSGKFKGLEINAGIYNLFNKTYASQSQRMADYTGNPNYVDWEPGRNFKVNVSYKF
- a CDS encoding DUF2625 family protein, with product MSFTACQTSGKWEDAQLGYSQFLYWAICGDISKFCELYH
- a CDS encoding DUF2625 family protein — protein: MRIGAKRAFRTSQVTTYSPMGALVYGCGGIVIDGG
- the fabI gene encoding enoyl-ACP reductase FabI; amino-acid sequence: MILKGKKGLIVGVANAKSIAYGIAKACCDQGAQMAFTYLNDALKKRVEPIAEEFGSKFVYELDVNNPAHLDGLADRIKADLGEIDFVVHAVAYAPKEALEGEFVNTTKEAFDIAMGTSVYSLLSLTRAVLPVLKEGGSVLTLTYLGGPKFVPHYNVMGVAKAALESSVRYLAHDLGAKNIRVNAISAGPIKTLAASGIGDFRMILRYNEVNSPLKRNVTTEDVGNSAMYLLSDLASGVTGEVHYVDCGYNIMGMGDVATDAEGNTILAWDAK
- a CDS encoding triose-phosphate isomerase, with the protein product MRFLANLKCNHTRESFAKYAEVLDANLSANDDVTVFPPFSALDGAAHKFKLGAQNFYPCESGAHTGEIGKAMLDEFGVKSVLIGHSERRELGESEEFLRAKFDFAAEAGWQIVYCIGENLSVNEAGRTKEFLAEQLKNIELGYERLLIAYEPVWAIGTGKSASAEQIEEILNFIREQTSAPLLYGGSVNVANIGGIADIANCDGVLVGTASWDASKFLELMRVVS
- a CDS encoding phosphoglycerate kinase, with the protein product MSEILSINDLELSGAKVFVRCDFNVPMDEFLNITDDRRIRSAIPTIRYCLDNGCSVVLASHLGRPKNGFEEKFSLRGVAKRLSRLLDRDVIFAEDVIGADAKAKAAALKPGEILLLENLRFEKGETKNDEALAKELSGFGEFYINDAFGVCHRAHSSVEAITKFYDEKHKAAGFLLQKEINFAQNLIKHPARPFVAVVGGSKVSGKLQALHNLLPRVDKLIIGGGMAFTFLKSLGENIGNSLLEEDLIEDAREILRKGRELGVKIYLPVDVVAAQTFSAESAVKYVPAQEIPNGWMGLDIGPASIRLFKEVIADAQTIWWNGPMGVFEMDKFSKGSIKMSHAIIDTHATTVVGGGDTADVVERAGDADEMTFISTGGGASLELIEGKELPGIKPLRKAVE
- the gap gene encoding type I glyceraldehyde-3-phosphate dehydrogenase — encoded protein: MSVKVAINGFGRIGRCAARIILERDDVELVAINDTATRDMTRYLLKYDSVHGEFKQDVKVISDDFIGVNGKKIRVFSTRDLNELSYADYGADVVLECTGKFLTTEKCEPYLARGIKKVVMSAPAKDDTATFVVGVNDDKYAGEAIVSNASCTTNGLAPVAKVLNDKFGIVKGLMTTIHAYTNGQSLVDVKAKDFRRSRAAALNIGPTTTGAAKAIAKVLPELNGKMHGQSVRVPVANVSMVDLTAVLKRPASKEEINEAFRAAAESNLKGILFVDDDYRVSSDFCTSAYSSIVASDTTQVIAGDMVKVFAWYDNEWGYSTRLVDLAKIVATK
- the nadD gene encoding nicotinate (nicotinamide) nucleotide adenylyltransferase, whose amino-acid sequence is MKLALFGGSFDPVHLGHDSIVKIALSGLDIDKLIIMPTFISPFKSEFSAPPELRLKWIREIWGGLEKVEISDYEINLARPVPTIETVKYLYEKFKIEKFYLIIGADHLATLDKWHGYEELKNLVQFVIAKRNHIEIPRNLQKMDVHVDVSSSQIRHQKGLDELPSKIKDEIINFYQGLKMQERSMQERTESIVKVLDAKKAEEIQVFDMSGDDYFVKAVVIATTLGERHAYSLSEDLKEELKPLGEKFIGTESSPDWIVMDLGDILIHLLSPAYRAKYNIEEFLQKLKTSKES
- a CDS encoding YeiH family protein, translated to MSRKILAALVLALICAISFALSNTILAKFHTSPLIISIVLGAIFANLFTKQTQILKSSGVVAIAGKQILRLGIILFGFNISLGEIASVGTLGVTYAAFMVFATFCFALFVAKALGLSKDSAVLIGSGASICGAAAIMATQNEIKADANKLAIAICTVVLFGTIGMFIYPFVAKFLALTPHQTGFFIGGSLHEVAHVVAASAAFDSTANSTAVIIKMLRVIMLVPFLFLLNFLNLSQNSGGSKLKSIPWFALFFLVAICVRSLPFFPENLVQILKLVASICLCIAMCALGFGIDRSIFKATGKKPFLLAFFIFLWLICSSLVFVKTLC